In the genome of Nitrospirota bacterium, one region contains:
- the glnA gene encoding glutamine synthetase (forms a homododecamer; forms glutamine from ammonia and glutamate with the conversion of ATP to ADP and phosphate; also functions in the assimilation of ammonia; highly regulated protein controlled by the addition/removal of adenylyl groups by adenylyltransferase from specific tyrosine residues; addition of adenylyl groups results in inactivation of the enzyme), producing the protein AGIDGIQNKIDPGAALDKDLYDLEPEELASVPQMPGSLDVALNNLEASHDFLLKGDVFTEDSLKTWISYKRANEVDAMRLRPHPYEFFLYYDI; encoded by the coding sequence GCTGGCATTGATGGAATCCAAAACAAGATAGACCCGGGTGCAGCACTTGATAAGGACTTGTATGATCTTGAGCCGGAGGAGTTGGCATCAGTGCCCCAGATGCCGGGGAGTCTTGATGTGGCTTTGAATAATCTTGAAGCCAGCCACGACTTTCTGTTAAAGGGAGATGTATTTACTGAGGATTCCCTTAAGACGTGGATATCGTATAAGAGAGCTAACGAGGTGGATGCCATGAGACTGAGGCCTCATCCATA